In one window of Acidobacteriota bacterium DNA:
- the pnp gene encoding polyribonucleotide nucleotidyltransferase has translation MIESVNLTLGGGELNIEMGKLAKQADGAALVSYGDTRVLVTAVSDTEPKENASFFPLTCDYREYTSAVGRFPGGFFKREGRPSEKETLTSRLIDRPIRPLFPDGYQHETQVIAFVLSAEEDVNPDTLALVGASAALYASPIPFHRPIGCVRVGLIEGEFVVNPTYTQLEDSRLNLVVAGTDDAIVMVEAAAKEISEQEMADALEFAHEEIKRIVAVIRELQAKRGIPKREYQPPQRDQEAYAKVSSQISSKLVEAMNTRGKHAQDDAVKACKNEAVESAGEDEELAEVYADSFNRLKEELFRKQLLGEGRRTDGRGNDEIRPIWSEVGYLPRTHGSAIFTRGETQALCTVTLGTEDDAQRTDGLAGEDAKRFMLHYNFPPFSVGEARFLRGPGRREIGHGALAERALTPTMPSPDDFPYTIRVISEILESNGSSSMATVCGGCLALMDAGVPVSRAVAGVAMGLVKEGDKYVILSDIAGFEDHYGDMDFKVAGTRDGLTALQMDIKITGVTKAIMSEALEQARRGRLHILDKMAESISEPRQDISSYAPRIVTITIPVDKIGEVIGPGGKQIRSIIDQTGVKIDIEDDGTVKIASVDGESAQKAIKIIEEITASPEVGRTYMGKVVKVVDFGAFVEILPGTEGLLHISEIAERHIKDIREEIRVGDKIMVKVLDVDPSGKIRLSRKAVLREQRGERRRGR, from the coding sequence ATGATTGAATCTGTAAACCTGACCCTCGGTGGAGGCGAGCTCAACATCGAGATGGGCAAGTTGGCCAAGCAGGCCGACGGTGCCGCTTTGGTGAGCTACGGCGACACCCGGGTCTTAGTGACAGCGGTTTCCGACACCGAACCCAAAGAGAACGCATCGTTTTTTCCGCTCACCTGCGACTACCGCGAGTACACCTCGGCGGTGGGACGCTTTCCGGGCGGCTTCTTCAAGCGCGAAGGACGTCCTTCAGAGAAGGAAACGCTTACCAGCCGCTTGATCGACCGCCCCATCCGTCCCCTCTTCCCCGACGGTTATCAGCATGAAACGCAAGTCATCGCCTTCGTGCTCTCGGCCGAAGAGGACGTCAACCCCGACACCTTGGCGCTGGTAGGCGCCTCGGCGGCGCTTTACGCCTCCCCCATACCGTTCCACCGTCCCATCGGATGCGTCCGCGTGGGACTGATCGAGGGGGAATTCGTGGTCAATCCCACCTACACTCAGTTGGAGGACAGCCGCCTCAACCTGGTGGTCGCCGGAACAGACGATGCCATCGTCATGGTCGAGGCGGCAGCGAAAGAGATTTCCGAGCAGGAAATGGCGGACGCTTTGGAATTCGCCCATGAGGAGATCAAGCGCATTGTGGCCGTCATCCGCGAGCTGCAAGCCAAGCGCGGCATCCCCAAGCGCGAGTACCAGCCGCCGCAGCGCGATCAGGAGGCCTACGCCAAGGTCTCTTCCCAGATTTCAAGCAAGTTGGTGGAGGCCATGAACACCCGGGGCAAACACGCCCAGGACGACGCCGTCAAGGCCTGCAAGAATGAGGCGGTCGAGTCAGCCGGCGAGGATGAGGAGTTGGCCGAGGTCTACGCCGACTCTTTCAACCGACTCAAGGAAGAACTCTTCCGCAAGCAACTGCTGGGAGAAGGCCGCCGCACCGACGGCCGCGGAAACGACGAAATCCGTCCCATCTGGAGCGAGGTCGGCTACCTGCCCCGCACTCACGGATCGGCCATCTTCACCCGCGGCGAAACCCAGGCCCTGTGCACGGTCACGCTGGGGACTGAAGACGACGCCCAGCGTACCGACGGCCTGGCCGGTGAAGACGCCAAGCGCTTCATGCTGCATTACAACTTCCCGCCCTTCAGCGTCGGCGAAGCGCGCTTCCTGCGTGGCCCCGGACGCCGCGAGATCGGGCACGGAGCCCTGGCTGAAAGGGCCCTCACGCCCACCATGCCCTCGCCCGACGACTTCCCCTACACCATCCGTGTCATTTCCGAAATCCTGGAATCCAACGGCTCCTCATCCATGGCCACCGTGTGCGGCGGCTGCCTGGCTCTGATGGACGCCGGAGTCCCCGTCTCCCGGGCCGTGGCCGGAGTCGCCATGGGGCTGGTCAAGGAGGGCGACAAGTACGTCATCCTCTCAGACATCGCCGGCTTCGAGGACCACTACGGAGACATGGACTTCAAGGTGGCCGGAACACGCGATGGACTGACCGCCCTGCAGATGGACATCAAGATCACGGGCGTCACCAAGGCCATCATGAGCGAGGCCTTGGAGCAAGCCCGCCGGGGACGCCTGCACATCCTCGACAAGATGGCCGAGAGCATCAGCGAGCCGCGCCAGGATATTTCCAGCTACGCTCCCCGCATCGTCACCATCACGATTCCGGTCGACAAGATCGGCGAAGTCATCGGTCCGGGCGGCAAGCAGATCCGCAGCATCATCGACCAGACCGGCGTCAAGATCGATATCGAAGACGACGGAACCGTCAAGATCGCTTCGGTGGACGGCGAATCGGCTCAGAAAGCCATCAAAATCATCGAAGAAATCACCGCCTCGCCTGAAGTGGGCCGGACCTACATGGGCAAGGTGGTCAAAGTGGTCGACTTCGGCGCCTTCGTTGAAATCCTGCCGGGAACGGAAGGGCTGTTGCACATCTCCGAGATCGCGGAACGCCACATCAAGGACATCCGCGAAGAGATCAGGGTGGGCGACAAGATCATGGTCAAGGTGCTGGACGTCGATCCCAGCGGCAAAATCCGCCTCAGCCGCAAAGCCGTTTTGCGCGAGCAGCGGGGCGAACGCCGCCGAGGACGATGA
- the rpsO gene encoding 30S ribosomal protein S15, producing MALTKSGKEELIENYRLHGADTGSPEVQVALLSERITYLTEHFKTHKKDHHSRRGLLKLVGKRRRLLDYLKKHDFERYKSLIERLGIRK from the coding sequence ATGGCTCTGACGAAATCAGGCAAAGAGGAACTGATCGAGAACTACCGGTTGCACGGCGCCGACACGGGTTCCCCCGAGGTCCAAGTGGCGCTGCTGAGTGAACGCATCACCTATTTGACCGAGCACTTCAAGACCCACAAGAAGGATCATCATTCCAGGCGGGGACTGTTGAAGCTGGTCGGAAAGCGCCGTCGCCTGCTGGACTACCTCAAGAAGCACGACTTCGAGCGCTACAAGAGCCTGATCGAGCGCCTGGGCATTCGCAAGTAG
- a CDS encoding isocitrate/isopropylmalate family dehydrogenase, whose protein sequence is MESKKITLIPGDGIGPEIVEAVQDVLEASGAPLDWETADAGISAVKRHKTPIPQDTLESIKRNKVALKGPTTTPVGGGHKSVNVTIRKSLGLFANVRPAISLPSVQTRFSDVDLIVVRENIEDTYGGIEHWQTPDVAQCLRIITRPGSLAVNRYALEMAKSMGRDKVTCVHKANIQKMTDGLFLETFRELAPEYPELECDDILIDNLCMQLVSHPERYDVLVLPNLFGDIVSDLCAGLVGGLGVAPSANIGDDRAVFEAVHGSAPDIAGQGVANPTALLLSAIQMLHYLGMHDHANDVDTALRMALLSGIRTRDLGGHATTLEFTRVVINALPRRDRYPKSHIAHQGKAPKMPRVSEEDAATEEPKDWTVVGADVFTHGDGIDKLPKKVGPLQLNMVSNRGTKMYPGPQPDIFMVDWYRCRYLAEREVSDEEIHDLLKKVAEGYPWVHVEKLHLCDGDPMFSLAQGE, encoded by the coding sequence ATGGAGAGCAAGAAGATCACCTTGATTCCGGGCGACGGAATCGGACCTGAAATCGTCGAGGCCGTGCAGGACGTGCTGGAGGCCAGCGGGGCTCCGTTAGACTGGGAGACGGCCGATGCCGGGATCTCTGCCGTCAAGCGCCACAAGACCCCGATTCCCCAGGACACGCTGGAATCCATCAAGCGCAACAAGGTGGCCTTGAAGGGGCCCACCACCACGCCGGTGGGCGGCGGACACAAGAGCGTCAACGTCACCATCCGCAAGTCGCTGGGACTGTTCGCCAACGTGCGTCCGGCCATCAGCCTGCCCTCGGTGCAGACCCGCTTCTCGGACGTCGACCTGATCGTGGTGCGGGAGAACATCGAAGATACCTACGGCGGCATCGAGCACTGGCAGACGCCCGACGTGGCACAGTGCCTGCGCATCATCACCCGTCCCGGCAGCCTGGCCGTCAACCGCTACGCGCTGGAAATGGCCAAGTCGATGGGACGCGACAAGGTGACCTGCGTACACAAGGCCAACATCCAGAAGATGACCGACGGCCTCTTCCTGGAAACCTTCCGCGAGCTGGCGCCCGAATATCCCGAGCTGGAATGCGACGACATTCTTATCGACAACCTGTGCATGCAGTTGGTGTCGCACCCCGAAAGGTACGACGTGCTGGTACTGCCCAACCTCTTCGGCGACATCGTCTCCGACCTGTGCGCGGGTCTGGTGGGAGGCCTGGGCGTGGCCCCTTCAGCCAATATCGGCGACGACCGGGCCGTTTTCGAAGCCGTCCACGGCTCGGCTCCCGACATCGCCGGGCAGGGGGTGGCCAATCCCACGGCGCTGCTGCTCTCCGCCATCCAGATGCTGCACTACCTGGGGATGCACGATCACGCCAACGACGTCGACACCGCTTTGCGCATGGCGCTGCTGTCGGGAATCCGCACGCGCGATCTGGGAGGGCACGCCACCACTCTGGAATTCACCCGCGTGGTCATCAACGCCTTGCCCCGCCGCGACCGGTATCCCAAATCGCACATCGCCCACCAGGGCAAAGCTCCCAAGATGCCTCGGGTCTCGGAAGAGGACGCCGCAACCGAAGAGCCCAAGGATTGGACCGTGGTGGGCGCCGACGTCTTTACCCACGGCGACGGCATCGACAAGCTGCCCAAGAAGGTGGGTCCCCTGCAATTGAACATGGTCTCCAACCGCGGAACCAAGATGTATCCGGGTCCCCAGCCCGACATCTTCATGGTCGACTGGTACCGTTGCCGCTACCTGGCCGAGCGTGAAGTCAGCGACGAGGAGATCCACGACCTGCTGAAAAAGGTGGCTGAGGGCTACCCCTGGGTGCACGTGGAGAAGCTTCACCTGTGCGACGGAGATCCCATGTTCTCGCTGGCCCAGGGCGAGTGA
- a CDS encoding dipeptidase has translation MSEDQLKDRAGELARSIMVIDTHVDIPYRLNDEYEDISQRTQGGHFDYPRAKEGGLDVPFMSIYIPATYQETGGAKEFADELIDMVEGFQEQWPDKYEVAYSPDDVERIFKAGKIALPMGMENGAPVEGDLANLRHFKERGIRYITLTHSRVNHISDSSYDLNRKWKGLSDFGKTVVEEMNRLGVMVDVSHISDDAFYQVMEISRAPVIASHSSCRHFTPDWERNMGDEMIEKLAEKGGVIQINFGSAFLRAEFLQAARKRDMAISNYLDENELDRDDPKAVEWIAQYDEREGVPKTHVTDVADHIDHVRDLVGIEHVGLGSDFDGVSSLPVGLEDASQLPNLFAELLKRGYSEDDLRKIASENTLRVWRQVEKVAEEMQSAPSN, from the coding sequence ATGAGTGAGGACCAGCTCAAGGACCGTGCTGGCGAACTGGCCCGCAGCATCATGGTGATCGATACTCACGTCGACATCCCCTACCGGCTCAACGACGAATACGAAGACATCTCCCAACGCACCCAAGGCGGCCATTTCGACTATCCCCGCGCCAAAGAGGGAGGGCTGGACGTCCCCTTCATGTCCATCTACATCCCGGCCACCTACCAGGAAACCGGCGGGGCCAAAGAGTTCGCCGATGAACTGATCGACATGGTGGAGGGCTTCCAGGAGCAATGGCCCGACAAGTACGAGGTGGCCTACTCTCCAGATGACGTGGAACGGATCTTCAAAGCGGGCAAGATCGCTCTGCCCATGGGCATGGAGAACGGCGCGCCCGTGGAAGGCGACCTGGCCAATCTGAGGCATTTCAAGGAACGGGGCATCCGCTACATTACTCTGACCCACTCCCGGGTCAACCATATCTCCGATTCCTCCTACGATCTCAACCGCAAGTGGAAGGGGCTCAGCGACTTCGGCAAGACGGTGGTGGAGGAGATGAACCGCTTGGGCGTGATGGTCGACGTCTCCCACATTTCCGATGATGCCTTCTACCAGGTCATGGAGATCAGCAGGGCCCCAGTTATCGCCTCCCACTCCTCCTGCCGGCACTTCACTCCCGATTGGGAACGCAACATGGGAGACGAGATGATCGAGAAGCTGGCCGAGAAGGGCGGAGTCATTCAGATCAACTTCGGATCGGCCTTCCTGCGCGCCGAGTTTCTGCAGGCGGCCCGCAAGCGCGACATGGCCATCAGCAACTACCTGGATGAGAACGAACTCGACCGCGACGATCCCAAGGCCGTGGAATGGATCGCCCAGTACGACGAGCGCGAAGGCGTCCCCAAGACCCACGTCACCGACGTAGCCGACCACATCGACCATGTGCGCGACCTGGTGGGTATCGAACACGTCGGCCTGGGGTCGGACTTCGACGGCGTCAGCTCTCTGCCGGTGGGCCTGGAAGACGCCTCCCAACTCCCCAACCTCTTTGCCGAGCTGCTCAAACGCGGCTACAGCGAGGACGATTTGCGCAAGATCGCCTCGGAAAACACCCTGCGCGTGTGGCGCCAAGTGGAAAAGGTGGCGGAGGAGATGCAGTCCGCCCCTTCCAACTGA
- a CDS encoding endonuclease MutS2, producing MDQETRQLLGFDEAVALLEQFAHTPAGRARLAALQPLREPERLQQRLQRLEEAVRFVSQESRVAFAHLEDPRPLLEKLNERASVLEPSECLDLAEVLKTGQYLRKTFDPQEWPLLAQWTRPLDPPDRLLSEIERIFDPNGEIRDQAHPQLAKVRNQAVKSRKEAQKHLRALLQKRSDSVIQDAYVTSRNGRFVIPVKTERQSSIPGVVHGASSSGATVFIEPLSAVELNNQFIYYQEREQELIRQILARLSDRMREEIENLRLISDLIARVDALMAACEYADKFRCVLPALEEGSRLDLRQARHPLLLASLGDEKVVPIDIRLSREENGLIISGPNTGGKTVALKTVGLLSLMAQCGLPVPAENAVLPIFRAVLADIGDHQSISQHLSTFSAHVLSISSMMEALSGEDGRPTLILLDEIGTGTDPVHGAAMAIAVIDHFRKRQALVIATTHHQSVKVFAATEKGLINACVELDPKTQAPTYRIRFGLSAGSSGLEVAQRLGLPQAIVEQARGLMKETDQQAEQYLRHLRRELDEARAAKDEARELSRQMEEEKRRLEERHSRQLARQEKEFEKTLEKWAREFKRQGDRYLKSVKDRFESAKARRQLQQKQAALKEAFRRQVRRERSQDVEGESQSPPSLQAGDWVSHTLFGKRGKVIRVEEGQAHVDFGGKRMDCPLEQLKAEEKESGGKRKLPKNVSLQASQAEVSPQLNLIGRTVEEAVIEADKYLDQAVLSEHREVRIIHGHGTGRLKEAVGEFLKTHPHVRSYKRDGGATFVTLRE from the coding sequence ATGGACCAGGAAACCCGCCAACTGCTCGGATTCGACGAGGCCGTCGCCCTGCTGGAGCAGTTCGCCCACACCCCGGCGGGACGCGCCCGCCTGGCCGCCCTCCAGCCCCTGCGGGAACCCGAGCGTCTGCAGCAGCGCCTGCAGCGCCTGGAGGAAGCCGTGCGCTTCGTGTCCCAGGAGTCCCGGGTCGCCTTCGCCCACCTCGAAGACCCGCGTCCGCTGCTGGAGAAGCTCAACGAGCGGGCCTCCGTGCTGGAGCCGTCTGAATGCCTCGACTTGGCCGAGGTGCTCAAGACAGGGCAGTACCTGCGCAAGACCTTCGACCCCCAGGAATGGCCTCTGCTGGCCCAGTGGACGCGTCCGCTCGACCCGCCCGACCGCTTGCTCTCCGAGATCGAGCGCATCTTCGACCCCAACGGGGAGATCCGCGACCAGGCCCATCCCCAACTGGCCAAGGTCCGCAACCAGGCCGTCAAGAGCCGCAAAGAGGCCCAAAAGCACCTGCGGGCCCTGCTCCAGAAGAGGTCTGACTCGGTCATCCAGGACGCCTACGTCACCAGCCGCAACGGACGCTTCGTAATCCCCGTCAAAACCGAGAGGCAAAGCAGCATACCCGGTGTCGTTCACGGCGCCAGCTCCTCGGGGGCCACCGTCTTCATCGAGCCTCTCAGCGCCGTCGAACTCAACAACCAGTTCATCTACTATCAGGAGCGCGAGCAGGAGCTCATCCGCCAGATCCTGGCCCGACTCAGCGACCGCATGCGGGAAGAGATCGAGAATCTGCGCCTGATCTCCGATCTGATCGCCCGCGTCGACGCCCTGATGGCCGCCTGCGAGTACGCCGACAAGTTCCGCTGCGTGCTGCCCGCGCTGGAGGAAGGCTCCCGCCTCGACCTGCGCCAAGCCCGCCATCCCCTGCTGCTTGCCAGTCTGGGCGACGAGAAGGTGGTGCCCATCGACATCCGCCTCTCCCGGGAAGAGAACGGATTGATCATCAGCGGCCCCAATACCGGGGGCAAGACAGTGGCCCTCAAGACCGTGGGTCTGCTCTCGCTGATGGCCCAATGCGGACTCCCGGTTCCAGCCGAGAACGCCGTGCTGCCCATCTTCAGGGCGGTTTTGGCCGACATCGGAGACCACCAATCCATCTCCCAGCACTTGAGCACCTTTTCGGCTCATGTGCTCAGCATCAGCTCCATGATGGAAGCCTTGTCCGGAGAGGACGGGAGGCCTACGCTGATCCTGCTCGATGAAATCGGCACCGGAACAGATCCCGTCCACGGCGCGGCCATGGCCATCGCCGTCATCGATCATTTCCGCAAGCGTCAGGCCCTGGTCATCGCCACCACTCATCACCAGTCGGTCAAGGTCTTCGCAGCCACCGAGAAGGGCCTGATCAACGCCTGCGTGGAACTCGATCCCAAGACTCAGGCCCCCACCTACCGCATCCGCTTCGGACTCTCGGCCGGCTCCAGCGGACTGGAGGTGGCCCAGCGGCTGGGACTCCCCCAGGCCATCGTGGAACAGGCCCGCGGACTGATGAAGGAAACCGACCAGCAGGCCGAGCAATATCTGCGTCATTTGCGCCGGGAATTGGACGAGGCCCGCGCGGCCAAGGACGAAGCGCGGGAGCTGAGCCGGCAAATGGAGGAAGAAAAGCGCCGACTGGAAGAGCGTCACAGCCGTCAACTGGCCCGGCAGGAGAAAGAATTCGAGAAAACCCTCGAGAAATGGGCGCGCGAGTTCAAGCGCCAGGGCGACCGCTATCTGAAGAGCGTCAAGGACCGTTTTGAATCGGCCAAAGCCCGCCGCCAACTGCAGCAGAAACAAGCCGCCCTCAAGGAGGCCTTCCGCCGCCAGGTGCGCCGCGAGCGCAGCCAGGACGTCGAAGGAGAAAGCCAAAGCCCTCCCTCGCTGCAAGCCGGAGACTGGGTCAGCCACACGCTTTTCGGAAAGCGGGGCAAGGTGATCAGAGTCGAAGAGGGCCAGGCCCACGTCGACTTCGGGGGCAAGCGCATGGACTGCCCGCTGGAGCAGTTAAAGGCCGAAGAGAAAGAATCGGGAGGAAAGAGGAAGCTTCCCAAGAACGTTTCCCTGCAGGCCTCTCAAGCCGAGGTCTCGCCTCAGTTGAACTTGATCGGACGCACCGTGGAAGAGGCCGTCATCGAGGCCGACAAGTATCTCGATCAGGCCGTCTTGAGCGAGCACCGCGAAGTGCGTATCATTCATGGGCACGGCACGGGGAGGCTGAAAGAAGCGGTGGGCGAATTTCTGAAGACCCACCCTCATGTGAGAAGCTATAAGCGCGACGGCGGCGCAACCTTCGTCACGCTTCGCGAATGA
- a CDS encoding acyl-CoA synthetase, producing MKIETIEDIRRIEKVPLEQALQAENSYQMIASGAAGRGARTALRFIPSGSGYRSPVDVSYEQLLARIHQCANLLHHLGVGPREVVTLMLPNLPQTHFALWGGQAAGIVNPVNPLLGVRTLSGILNAARTRVLVALGPHPQIDIWQKALQLKQSVPTLKTLLKVGGGQTDQPDVLDFEAQLDRHDPSRLESGRRIQSGDIAAYFHTGGTTGTPKLARLTHRNLVYNAWVLSRMGGTEDDDVLLCGLPLFHVNAVVLSGLTPFSIGAQVVLLSPQGYRDPSVIENFFAIIEHYGATSFSAVPTVYARLLETDSERHDLSSLRFAICGAAPMPVGLFKAFQDTTGLKIQEGYGLTEGTCASACNPKDGERRVGSIGFRLPYQEMKAVRIADGRIERECGNDEVGNVIIRGPNVFAGYVRESDDQGVLLQDGWLNTGDLGRRDEDGYFWLTGRQKDLIIRGGHNIDPGPIEEALQGHPAVALAAAVGRPHPDAGELPSAFVSFKPGAQCQVEELHERCRRLIDERAAWPKYIQILPEIPVTPVGKVYKPGLRLLAAQAAFREALQEELEQVRPWSVRAKQDPGSGVVVDVEVEAPMEERPGLQDAIARAVKGFSVPCKIVWRLPGE from the coding sequence TTGAAGATCGAAACCATTGAGGACATCCGCCGGATCGAGAAAGTGCCCCTCGAGCAGGCTTTGCAGGCGGAAAACAGCTATCAGATGATCGCTTCGGGAGCCGCAGGGCGGGGAGCCAGGACGGCCTTGCGCTTCATTCCCAGCGGGAGCGGCTACCGCAGCCCCGTCGACGTCAGCTACGAACAGTTGCTGGCACGCATCCACCAATGCGCCAACCTCCTGCATCACCTCGGGGTGGGGCCGCGGGAGGTGGTGACGCTCATGCTTCCCAACCTGCCCCAAACCCATTTCGCACTGTGGGGAGGGCAAGCCGCAGGCATCGTCAACCCCGTCAACCCGCTGCTGGGCGTCCGCACCCTGAGCGGAATCCTCAATGCCGCCCGCACCCGCGTCCTGGTGGCCTTGGGTCCCCACCCGCAAATCGACATCTGGCAAAAAGCCCTTCAACTCAAGCAGTCGGTTCCCACCTTGAAGACCCTGCTCAAGGTGGGGGGAGGCCAGACCGACCAGCCCGACGTCCTCGACTTCGAGGCCCAACTGGACCGGCACGACCCCTCGCGCTTGGAGAGCGGACGCCGGATCCAGAGCGGCGACATCGCCGCCTACTTCCATACCGGAGGAACTACCGGCACACCCAAGCTGGCCCGCCTGACCCACCGCAACCTGGTCTACAACGCCTGGGTGCTGAGCCGCATGGGAGGAACGGAAGACGACGACGTGCTGCTGTGCGGACTGCCCCTCTTTCACGTCAACGCCGTGGTCCTGTCGGGGCTGACGCCCTTCTCGATTGGAGCCCAAGTGGTGCTGCTTTCGCCTCAGGGCTACCGCGATCCCTCGGTGATCGAGAACTTCTTCGCCATCATCGAGCACTATGGGGCCACCAGCTTCAGCGCCGTACCCACCGTTTACGCACGGCTGTTGGAAACCGACTCCGAGCGGCACGACCTCTCCTCGCTGCGCTTCGCCATCTGCGGCGCCGCTCCCATGCCGGTAGGCCTCTTCAAGGCATTCCAAGACACCACGGGCTTGAAGATCCAGGAAGGCTACGGGCTGACCGAGGGCACCTGCGCCAGCGCCTGCAATCCCAAAGACGGCGAGCGCAGGGTGGGCTCCATCGGATTCAGGTTGCCTTATCAGGAAATGAAAGCGGTTCGCATTGCCGATGGACGCATCGAGCGCGAGTGCGGGAACGACGAGGTGGGAAACGTGATCATCAGGGGACCCAACGTCTTCGCCGGCTATGTGCGCGAGTCCGACGATCAGGGCGTGTTGCTGCAAGACGGGTGGCTGAATACGGGAGATCTGGGCCGCCGCGACGAGGACGGGTACTTCTGGCTCACCGGACGGCAGAAAGACCTCATCATCAGGGGCGGACACAACATCGATCCGGGCCCCATCGAAGAGGCTCTGCAGGGGCATCCGGCCGTGGCGCTGGCAGCGGCGGTGGGACGTCCCCACCCCGATGCCGGGGAGTTGCCCTCGGCCTTCGTCTCATTCAAACCGGGCGCCCAATGCCAGGTGGAGGAATTGCATGAGCGCTGCCGCCGCTTGATCGACGAGCGGGCCGCCTGGCCCAAGTACATCCAGATCCTGCCCGAGATCCCCGTCACGCCGGTGGGCAAAGTCTACAAACCGGGCTTGCGCCTGCTGGCCGCTCAGGCCGCCTTCAGGGAAGCCCTGCAAGAGGAATTGGAGCAGGTGCGTCCCTGGTCGGTGCGGGCCAAGCAGGATCCCGGCAGCGGAGTCGTGGTGGACGTCGAAGTGGAAGCTCCCATGGAGGAGCGTCCCGGCCTGCAGGACGCCATCGCCCGCGCCGTCAAGGGATTCTCGGTTCCCTGCAAGATCGTGTGGCGGCTGCCGGGAGAGTGA
- the larB gene encoding nickel pincer cofactor biosynthesis protein LarB: MIEDDLKRALRDYKEGKISEERLLELLRDLPYQDLGFAKIDHHRSLRHGFPEVIFGQGKTGRQIVSIARQALQRHPNLLITRASSQVAESLSADFPCQFHDLSRAVSVVRQPQENGRGQIGIFCAGTADIPVAEEAAVTARIMGNRVHCCYDVGVAGLHRILGQREMLRRCSVVVVAAGMEGALPSVVGGLVDIPVIAVPTSIGYGASFGGLAALLGMLNSCASNVTVVNIDNGFGAGYSAALINRQRTFPDA, from the coding sequence ATGATCGAAGACGATCTGAAGCGAGCACTCAGAGACTACAAAGAGGGCAAGATCTCCGAAGAGCGCCTTCTGGAACTCCTTCGGGATCTGCCCTATCAGGATCTCGGTTTCGCCAAGATCGATCATCACCGCAGTCTGCGTCACGGTTTTCCCGAGGTCATTTTCGGCCAAGGGAAAACCGGCCGGCAGATCGTCTCCATCGCCCGCCAGGCCCTTCAGCGCCACCCCAACCTGCTCATCACCAGGGCCTCTTCCCAGGTCGCCGAATCGCTCAGCGCCGATTTCCCCTGCCAGTTTCATGACCTCAGCCGCGCCGTCAGCGTGGTGCGCCAACCCCAAGAAAACGGACGCGGCCAGATCGGGATCTTCTGCGCCGGAACCGCCGACATCCCGGTGGCCGAGGAGGCTGCCGTCACCGCCCGCATCATGGGCAACCGGGTACACTGCTGTTACGACGTTGGAGTGGCCGGACTGCACCGCATCCTGGGGCAGCGCGAGATGCTGCGCCGTTGCAGCGTGGTTGTGGTGGCCGCCGGCATGGAAGGGGCGCTGCCCAGCGTGGTGGGCGGACTTGTCGACATCCCCGTCATCGCCGTCCCCACCAGCATCGGCTACGGCGCCTCCTTCGGCGGACTGGCCGCTCTGCTGGGAATGCTCAATTCCTGCGCCTCCAACGTGACCGTGGTCAACATCGACAACGGCTTCGGAGCGGGCTATTCGGCAGCCCTCATCAACCGACAACGAACTTTCCCGGACGCCTAG
- a CDS encoding histidine phosphatase family protein has translation MSSLAMVRHAQASFLTDDYDRLSRLGVEQARLLGRYWARRKVAFDLVFCGPRRRQQDTQSIVAGEMEKAGHPWPQARVLEGLDEYPAEEIMRAFAAQVVAADQQLQQISEEFEASQDALRRQQLFQHIFEQVTRKWLSGELKSDGVESWQSFRQRVLEALESIMRQAGGGSRVAVFTSAGPIAVTMERALGHPPETTLELSWTIRNAAHSEFLFTGRRFSLATFNTHPHLDDARLVTFR, from the coding sequence ATGAGTTCTCTAGCGATGGTGCGCCATGCACAGGCTTCCTTTTTGACGGACGACTACGATCGCCTCTCCCGGCTTGGAGTGGAACAGGCGCGCCTGTTGGGACGTTATTGGGCTCGACGCAAGGTTGCCTTCGACCTGGTTTTCTGCGGTCCCCGCCGGCGCCAGCAAGACACCCAGTCCATCGTGGCTGGGGAAATGGAAAAGGCTGGACACCCCTGGCCTCAAGCCCGAGTCCTGGAGGGGCTGGACGAATACCCGGCAGAAGAGATCATGCGCGCTTTCGCTGCCCAGGTGGTGGCGGCCGACCAGCAACTCCAGCAGATCTCCGAGGAGTTCGAAGCCAGCCAGGACGCGCTCCGCCGCCAGCAGCTCTTCCAACATATCTTCGAGCAGGTGACGCGGAAATGGTTGAGCGGCGAACTGAAGTCCGACGGCGTCGAGTCCTGGCAGAGCTTTCGCCAGCGGGTGCTGGAGGCCTTGGAGAGCATCATGCGTCAAGCCGGTGGCGGCAGCCGGGTCGCCGTCTTCACCTCGGCCGGACCCATCGCCGTCACCATGGAAAGGGCCCTGGGCCACCCCCCTGAAACCACCCTGGAGTTGAGTTGGACGATCCGCAATGCGGCTCACAGCGAATTCCTCTTCACCGGGCGGCGGTTCAGCCTGGCGACCTTCAACACCCACCCCCATTTGGACGATGCGCGTCTGGTGACCTTCCGCTAA